Proteins encoded in a region of the Pelmatolapia mariae isolate MD_Pm_ZW linkage group LG6, Pm_UMD_F_2, whole genome shotgun sequence genome:
- the si:dkey-237i9.1 gene encoding SEC14-like protein 1 isoform X3: protein MVQKYQSPVRVYKHPFELVMAAYERRFPTCHLIPMFVASDIVNEETSEDGSTQKIERRCALDVDAPRLLKRIAGVDYVYFIQKNTLNRKERTLHIESHNETFSNRVVVHETCCYSVHPENEDWTCFEQTASLDIKSFFGFESTVEKIAMKQYASSIKKGKEIIEYYLKELDDEGITHVPRWSPSSHSLPLSSPTSLSTNQPELGVVPADSVPLSADAKDGTSQDAKQDSNILQNDSLAEILAGTPEDKLDADYIKRYLGDLTPLQESCLIRLRKWLQETHKGKIPKDEHILRFLRARDFNMDKAREILCQSLTWRKQHQVDYLLETWSSPQVLQDYYTGGWHHHDKDGRPLYILRLGQMDTKGLVRALGEESLLRHVLSINEEGLRRCEENTKVFGRPISCWTCLVDLEGLNMRHLWRPGVKALLRIIEVVEANYPETLGRLLILRAPRVFPVLWTLVSPFIDENTRKKFLIYAGNDYQGAGGLVDYIDKEIIPDFLGGECMCEVPEGGLVPKSMYRTAEEVENEDIRLWTEMIYQSASIFKGAPHEIVIEIIDASSVITWDFDVCKGDIVFNIYHSKRAPQVPRKDTLGAHGITSPGGNNVQLIDKSWTLGQDYSMVESPLTCKEGESVQGSHITRWPGFYILQWKFHNMAACSATNLPRVDDVLATLQVSSHKCKVMYYTEVLGSEDFRTACCDVQSLGSMTSLESSHSGFSQLSAATTNSNQSQSSSMISR from the exons ATGGTGCAGAAATACCAGTCACCTGTGCGGGTGTACAAGCATCCCTTTGAGCTGGTGATGGCG GCTTATGAGCGCCGCTTCCCCACTTGTCACCTCATCCCCATGTTTGTGGCGAGTGACATCGTGAATGAGGAGACCAGCGAGGATGGTTCCACCCAGAAGATTGAGCGCCGCTGTGCCCTGGATGTGGATGCCCCACGCCTTCTCAAAAGG ATTGCAGGCGTAGACTATGTCTACTTCATTCAGAAAAACACGCTGAATCGAAAGGAGAGGACTCTGCACATCGAGTCCCATAATGAGACCTTCTCCAACAGGGTTGTCGTCCACGAGACATGCTGCTATTCG GTCCACCCGGAGAATGAAGACTGGACGTGTTTTGAGCAAACCGCCAGTTTGGACATCAAGTCCTTCTTCGGCTTTGAGAGCACCGTGGAAAAGATTGCTATGAAGCAGTATGCCAGCAGTATCAaaaag GGAAAAGAAATCATAGAATACTACCTAAAGGAGCTAGATGATGAGGGGATCACTCATGTGCCCCGCTGGAGTCCCTCCTCTCATTCCCTGCCTCTCTCCAGCCCGACCAGCCTTTCAACGAACCAACCTGAGCTTGGAGTCGTGCCCGCCGATTCAGTCCCACTGTCTGCGGATGCCAAGGATGGAACCTCACAGGATGCAAAGCAGGACAGCAACATACTTCAGAACGACAGCCTTGCAGAGATTCTGGCGGGGACACCGGAAG ACAAGCTGGATGCAGACTATATCAAACGTTACCTGGGTGACCTGACACCCCTGCAGGAGAGTTGCCTGATCAGACTGCGCAAGTGGCTTCAGGAGACACACAAGGGAAAG ATCCCTAAAGATGAGCACATCCTTCGTTTCTTGCGGGCCAGAGATTTCAACATGGATAAAGCACGGGAGATCTTGTGCCAGTCTCTGACCTGGAGGAAGCAGCACCAGGTGGACTACCTGCTGGAAACCTGGAGCTCTCCACAGGTTCTTCAAGACTACTACACCGGCGGCTGGCACCACCACGACAAAG acgGCCGTCCTTTGTACATCCTGAGGCTTGGCCAGATGGACACCAAAGGACTGGTGCGCGCTCTCGGGGAGGAGTCTCTGCTCAGACAT GTGCTTTCTATCAATGAGGAGGGTCTGAGACGCTGTGAGGAGAACACAAAGGTGTTTGGTCGGCCAATCAG CTGTTGGACATGTCTAGTAGATCTGGAGGGGCTGAACATGCGTCACCTATGGCGACCAGGAGTCAAGGCGCTGCTGAGGATCATCGAGGTTGTGGAGGCTAACTACCCTGAGACTCTAGGACGGCTGCTTATATTGAGAGCTCCAAGAGTCTTCCCAGTCCTTTGGACACTG GTGAGCCCATTTATTGATGAAAACACCCGCAAGAAGTTCTTGATCTACGCAGGCAATGACTATCAGGGTGCTGGAGGTCTCGTGGACTACATAGACAAGGAGATCATTCCGGATTTCCTGGGAGGAGAGTGCATG TGTGAGGTACCGGAGGGTGGCCTGGTTCCCAAGTCCATGTACCGCACAGCCGAGGAGGTCGAGAACGAGGACATCCGTCTGTGGACTGAGATGATCTATCAAAGCGCCAGCATCTTCAAAGGAGCTCCACATGAG ATTGTGATTGAGATCATCGATGCCTCCTCGGTCATTACCTGGGATTTCGATGTGTGCAAAGGCGACATTGTTTTCAACATCTACCACTCAAAGCGAGCTCCACAAGTACCACGCAAAGATACCCTAGGAGCCCATGGCATCACCTCCCCAGGAGGCAACAACGTGCAGCTCATTGACAAGTCCTGGACGCTGGGTCAGGATTACAGCATGGTCGAGTCTCCGCTCACCTGCAAGGAGGGCGAGAGTGTGCAG GGTTCCCACATAACGAGGTGGCCGGGTTTCTACATCCTCCAGTGGAAGTTCCACAACATGGCGGCCTGCTCGGCCACCAACCTGCCCAGAGTGGATGACGTGCTGGCCACCCTGCAGGTCTCCTCACACAAGTGTAAAGTCATGTACTACACTGAGGTGTTGGGCTCTGAGGACTTCAG AACGGCTTGCTGTGATGTGCAGAGTTT GGGATCGATGACCAGCTTGGAGTCGAGCCACAGCGGCTTCTCTCAGCTCAGCGCCGCCACCACCAACTCCAACCAATCCCAGTCCAGCTCCATGATCTCCAGGTAG
- the si:dkey-237i9.1 gene encoding SEC14-like protein 1 isoform X1, translating into MTIVGIIPIMVQKYQSPVRVYKHPFELVMAAYERRFPTCHLIPMFVASDIVNEETSEDGSTQKIERRCALDVDAPRLLKRIAGVDYVYFIQKNTLNRKERTLHIESHNETFSNRVVVHETCCYSVHPENEDWTCFEQTASLDIKSFFGFESTVEKIAMKQYASSIKKGKEIIEYYLKELDDEGITHVPRWSPSSHSLPLSSPTSLSTNQPELGVVPADSVPLSADAKDGTSQDAKQDSNILQNDSLAEILAGTPEDKLDADYIKRYLGDLTPLQESCLIRLRKWLQETHKGKIPKDEHILRFLRARDFNMDKAREILCQSLTWRKQHQVDYLLETWSSPQVLQDYYTGGWHHHDKDGRPLYILRLGQMDTKGLVRALGEESLLRHVLSINEEGLRRCEENTKVFGRPISCWTCLVDLEGLNMRHLWRPGVKALLRIIEVVEANYPETLGRLLILRAPRVFPVLWTLVSPFIDENTRKKFLIYAGNDYQGAGGLVDYIDKEIIPDFLGGECMCEVPEGGLVPKSMYRTAEEVENEDIRLWTEMIYQSASIFKGAPHEIVIEIIDASSVITWDFDVCKGDIVFNIYHSKRAPQVPRKDTLGAHGITSPGGNNVQLIDKSWTLGQDYSMVESPLTCKEGESVQGSHITRWPGFYILQWKFHNMAACSATNLPRVDDVLATLQVSSHKCKVMYYTEVLGSEDFRTACCDVQSLGSMTSLESSHSGFSQLSAATTNSNQSQSSSMISR; encoded by the exons ATGACG ATCGTTGGCATAATCCCCATCATGGTGCAGAAATACCAGTCACCTGTGCGGGTGTACAAGCATCCCTTTGAGCTGGTGATGGCG GCTTATGAGCGCCGCTTCCCCACTTGTCACCTCATCCCCATGTTTGTGGCGAGTGACATCGTGAATGAGGAGACCAGCGAGGATGGTTCCACCCAGAAGATTGAGCGCCGCTGTGCCCTGGATGTGGATGCCCCACGCCTTCTCAAAAGG ATTGCAGGCGTAGACTATGTCTACTTCATTCAGAAAAACACGCTGAATCGAAAGGAGAGGACTCTGCACATCGAGTCCCATAATGAGACCTTCTCCAACAGGGTTGTCGTCCACGAGACATGCTGCTATTCG GTCCACCCGGAGAATGAAGACTGGACGTGTTTTGAGCAAACCGCCAGTTTGGACATCAAGTCCTTCTTCGGCTTTGAGAGCACCGTGGAAAAGATTGCTATGAAGCAGTATGCCAGCAGTATCAaaaag GGAAAAGAAATCATAGAATACTACCTAAAGGAGCTAGATGATGAGGGGATCACTCATGTGCCCCGCTGGAGTCCCTCCTCTCATTCCCTGCCTCTCTCCAGCCCGACCAGCCTTTCAACGAACCAACCTGAGCTTGGAGTCGTGCCCGCCGATTCAGTCCCACTGTCTGCGGATGCCAAGGATGGAACCTCACAGGATGCAAAGCAGGACAGCAACATACTTCAGAACGACAGCCTTGCAGAGATTCTGGCGGGGACACCGGAAG ACAAGCTGGATGCAGACTATATCAAACGTTACCTGGGTGACCTGACACCCCTGCAGGAGAGTTGCCTGATCAGACTGCGCAAGTGGCTTCAGGAGACACACAAGGGAAAG ATCCCTAAAGATGAGCACATCCTTCGTTTCTTGCGGGCCAGAGATTTCAACATGGATAAAGCACGGGAGATCTTGTGCCAGTCTCTGACCTGGAGGAAGCAGCACCAGGTGGACTACCTGCTGGAAACCTGGAGCTCTCCACAGGTTCTTCAAGACTACTACACCGGCGGCTGGCACCACCACGACAAAG acgGCCGTCCTTTGTACATCCTGAGGCTTGGCCAGATGGACACCAAAGGACTGGTGCGCGCTCTCGGGGAGGAGTCTCTGCTCAGACAT GTGCTTTCTATCAATGAGGAGGGTCTGAGACGCTGTGAGGAGAACACAAAGGTGTTTGGTCGGCCAATCAG CTGTTGGACATGTCTAGTAGATCTGGAGGGGCTGAACATGCGTCACCTATGGCGACCAGGAGTCAAGGCGCTGCTGAGGATCATCGAGGTTGTGGAGGCTAACTACCCTGAGACTCTAGGACGGCTGCTTATATTGAGAGCTCCAAGAGTCTTCCCAGTCCTTTGGACACTG GTGAGCCCATTTATTGATGAAAACACCCGCAAGAAGTTCTTGATCTACGCAGGCAATGACTATCAGGGTGCTGGAGGTCTCGTGGACTACATAGACAAGGAGATCATTCCGGATTTCCTGGGAGGAGAGTGCATG TGTGAGGTACCGGAGGGTGGCCTGGTTCCCAAGTCCATGTACCGCACAGCCGAGGAGGTCGAGAACGAGGACATCCGTCTGTGGACTGAGATGATCTATCAAAGCGCCAGCATCTTCAAAGGAGCTCCACATGAG ATTGTGATTGAGATCATCGATGCCTCCTCGGTCATTACCTGGGATTTCGATGTGTGCAAAGGCGACATTGTTTTCAACATCTACCACTCAAAGCGAGCTCCACAAGTACCACGCAAAGATACCCTAGGAGCCCATGGCATCACCTCCCCAGGAGGCAACAACGTGCAGCTCATTGACAAGTCCTGGACGCTGGGTCAGGATTACAGCATGGTCGAGTCTCCGCTCACCTGCAAGGAGGGCGAGAGTGTGCAG GGTTCCCACATAACGAGGTGGCCGGGTTTCTACATCCTCCAGTGGAAGTTCCACAACATGGCGGCCTGCTCGGCCACCAACCTGCCCAGAGTGGATGACGTGCTGGCCACCCTGCAGGTCTCCTCACACAAGTGTAAAGTCATGTACTACACTGAGGTGTTGGGCTCTGAGGACTTCAG AACGGCTTGCTGTGATGTGCAGAGTTT GGGATCGATGACCAGCTTGGAGTCGAGCCACAGCGGCTTCTCTCAGCTCAGCGCCGCCACCACCAACTCCAACCAATCCCAGTCCAGCTCCATGATCTCCAGGTAG
- the si:dkey-237i9.1 gene encoding SEC14-like protein 1 isoform X2, with protein sequence MTIVGIIPIMVQKYQSPVRVYKHPFELVMAAYERRFPTCHLIPMFVASDIVNEETSEDGSTQKIERRCALDVDAPRLLKRIAGVDYVYFIQKNTLNRKERTLHIESHNETFSNRVVVHETCCYSVHPENEDWTCFEQTASLDIKSFFGFESTVEKIAMKQYASSIKKGKEIIEYYLKELDDEGITHVPRWSPSSHSLPLSSPTSLSTNQPELGVVPADSVPLSADAKDGTSQDAKQDSNILQNDSLAEILAGTPEDKLDADYIKRYLGDLTPLQESCLIRLRKWLQETHKGKIPKDEHILRFLRARDFNMDKAREILCQSLTWRKQHQVDYLLETWSSPQVLQDYYTGGWHHHDKDGRPLYILRLGQMDTKGLVRALGEESLLRHVLSINEEGLRRCEENTKVFGRPISCWTCLVDLEGLNMRHLWRPGVKALLRIIEVVEANYPETLGRLLILRAPRVFPVLWTLVSPFIDENTRKKFLIYAGNDYQGAGGLVDYIDKEIIPDFLGGECMCEVPEGGLVPKSMYRTAEEVENEDIRLWTEMIYQSASIFKGAPHEIVIEIIDASSVITWDFDVCKGDIVFNIYHSKRAPQVPRKDTLGAHGITSPGGNNVQLIDKSWTLGQDYSMVESPLTCKEGESVQGSHITRWPGFYILQWKFHNMAACSATNLPRVDDVLATLQVSSHKCKVMYYTEVLGSEDFRGSMTSLESSHSGFSQLSAATTNSNQSQSSSMISR encoded by the exons ATGACG ATCGTTGGCATAATCCCCATCATGGTGCAGAAATACCAGTCACCTGTGCGGGTGTACAAGCATCCCTTTGAGCTGGTGATGGCG GCTTATGAGCGCCGCTTCCCCACTTGTCACCTCATCCCCATGTTTGTGGCGAGTGACATCGTGAATGAGGAGACCAGCGAGGATGGTTCCACCCAGAAGATTGAGCGCCGCTGTGCCCTGGATGTGGATGCCCCACGCCTTCTCAAAAGG ATTGCAGGCGTAGACTATGTCTACTTCATTCAGAAAAACACGCTGAATCGAAAGGAGAGGACTCTGCACATCGAGTCCCATAATGAGACCTTCTCCAACAGGGTTGTCGTCCACGAGACATGCTGCTATTCG GTCCACCCGGAGAATGAAGACTGGACGTGTTTTGAGCAAACCGCCAGTTTGGACATCAAGTCCTTCTTCGGCTTTGAGAGCACCGTGGAAAAGATTGCTATGAAGCAGTATGCCAGCAGTATCAaaaag GGAAAAGAAATCATAGAATACTACCTAAAGGAGCTAGATGATGAGGGGATCACTCATGTGCCCCGCTGGAGTCCCTCCTCTCATTCCCTGCCTCTCTCCAGCCCGACCAGCCTTTCAACGAACCAACCTGAGCTTGGAGTCGTGCCCGCCGATTCAGTCCCACTGTCTGCGGATGCCAAGGATGGAACCTCACAGGATGCAAAGCAGGACAGCAACATACTTCAGAACGACAGCCTTGCAGAGATTCTGGCGGGGACACCGGAAG ACAAGCTGGATGCAGACTATATCAAACGTTACCTGGGTGACCTGACACCCCTGCAGGAGAGTTGCCTGATCAGACTGCGCAAGTGGCTTCAGGAGACACACAAGGGAAAG ATCCCTAAAGATGAGCACATCCTTCGTTTCTTGCGGGCCAGAGATTTCAACATGGATAAAGCACGGGAGATCTTGTGCCAGTCTCTGACCTGGAGGAAGCAGCACCAGGTGGACTACCTGCTGGAAACCTGGAGCTCTCCACAGGTTCTTCAAGACTACTACACCGGCGGCTGGCACCACCACGACAAAG acgGCCGTCCTTTGTACATCCTGAGGCTTGGCCAGATGGACACCAAAGGACTGGTGCGCGCTCTCGGGGAGGAGTCTCTGCTCAGACAT GTGCTTTCTATCAATGAGGAGGGTCTGAGACGCTGTGAGGAGAACACAAAGGTGTTTGGTCGGCCAATCAG CTGTTGGACATGTCTAGTAGATCTGGAGGGGCTGAACATGCGTCACCTATGGCGACCAGGAGTCAAGGCGCTGCTGAGGATCATCGAGGTTGTGGAGGCTAACTACCCTGAGACTCTAGGACGGCTGCTTATATTGAGAGCTCCAAGAGTCTTCCCAGTCCTTTGGACACTG GTGAGCCCATTTATTGATGAAAACACCCGCAAGAAGTTCTTGATCTACGCAGGCAATGACTATCAGGGTGCTGGAGGTCTCGTGGACTACATAGACAAGGAGATCATTCCGGATTTCCTGGGAGGAGAGTGCATG TGTGAGGTACCGGAGGGTGGCCTGGTTCCCAAGTCCATGTACCGCACAGCCGAGGAGGTCGAGAACGAGGACATCCGTCTGTGGACTGAGATGATCTATCAAAGCGCCAGCATCTTCAAAGGAGCTCCACATGAG ATTGTGATTGAGATCATCGATGCCTCCTCGGTCATTACCTGGGATTTCGATGTGTGCAAAGGCGACATTGTTTTCAACATCTACCACTCAAAGCGAGCTCCACAAGTACCACGCAAAGATACCCTAGGAGCCCATGGCATCACCTCCCCAGGAGGCAACAACGTGCAGCTCATTGACAAGTCCTGGACGCTGGGTCAGGATTACAGCATGGTCGAGTCTCCGCTCACCTGCAAGGAGGGCGAGAGTGTGCAG GGTTCCCACATAACGAGGTGGCCGGGTTTCTACATCCTCCAGTGGAAGTTCCACAACATGGCGGCCTGCTCGGCCACCAACCTGCCCAGAGTGGATGACGTGCTGGCCACCCTGCAGGTCTCCTCACACAAGTGTAAAGTCATGTACTACACTGAGGTGTTGGGCTCTGAGGACTTCAG GGGATCGATGACCAGCTTGGAGTCGAGCCACAGCGGCTTCTCTCAGCTCAGCGCCGCCACCACCAACTCCAACCAATCCCAGTCCAGCTCCATGATCTCCAGGTAG